The Candidatus Neomarinimicrobiota bacterium genome includes a region encoding these proteins:
- the carA gene encoding glutamine-hydrolyzing carbamoyl-phosphate synthase small subunit, whose product MKVRLILEDGAVYHGKSFGAEEEVFGEIVFNTSMSGYQEIITDPSYAGQIVLMTYPHIGNYGVNSQDMESDAPVLRGLVVKELCEYPSNHRSESTLDDFLKTHNIPGLQGIDTRSLTRRIREAGAMRSMITSSTLPDDELISKVKSSDKMTGSELASSVSSKEVRPFGGEESAFKVAVIHYGIKGNIIKELIKRECGGNIFPATVSAKEIIKSKPDGILLSNGPGDPAAVGYAIECIKELLSYVPLFGICLGHQLLAHALGAETYKLKFGHRGANHPVLDKSTGKVEITVQNHGFAVSADSVNGEEVEITHVNLNDGTVEGLRHRQLPLFSVQYHPEAAPGPHDSRYLFDRFIDMMNNKK is encoded by the coding sequence GTGAAGGTACGACTGATACTCGAGGACGGAGCCGTTTATCATGGCAAGTCATTCGGAGCAGAGGAGGAAGTGTTCGGAGAGATTGTCTTCAACACTTCTATGTCGGGATATCAGGAGATAATCACCGACCCCTCATACGCCGGGCAAATCGTACTCATGACCTATCCGCACATCGGCAATTACGGAGTCAACAGTCAGGACATGGAATCCGATGCTCCCGTTCTCAGGGGACTGGTCGTCAAGGAGCTGTGTGAGTACCCGAGTAATCACCGTTCAGAGAGTACGCTCGACGATTTCTTGAAGACACACAATATACCGGGCTTACAGGGCATTGACACGCGTTCTCTGACCCGCAGGATTCGTGAAGCCGGGGCGATGAGAAGCATGATAACCTCTTCGACGCTACCCGATGATGAGCTGATCTCGAAAGTTAAATCTTCCGATAAGATGACAGGTTCTGAACTCGCTTCTTCGGTCAGCTCCAAAGAGGTTCGCCCTTTCGGCGGAGAAGAGAGCGCTTTTAAAGTCGCGGTGATCCATTACGGTATAAAGGGTAATATCATTAAAGAGCTGATCAAAAGAGAATGCGGCGGAAATATCTTTCCCGCGACTGTGTCAGCCAAAGAGATAATCAAATCCAAGCCGGACGGAATACTCCTCTCAAACGGTCCCGGCGACCCTGCCGCTGTGGGTTACGCCATCGAATGTATAAAGGAACTGCTAAGTTATGTCCCTCTTTTCGGTATCTGTCTCGGGCATCAACTATTGGCTCATGCATTGGGAGCTGAGACGTATAAACTCAAATTCGGACACAGGGGAGCGAACCATCCTGTATTGGACAAATCGACCGGAAAGGTCGAAATCACGGTTCAAAACCACGGGTTTGCGGTTTCGGCCGATTCCGTCAACGGAGAGGAAGTGGAGATCACTCACGTAAACCTGAACGACGGAACGGTGGAGGGTTTAAGACACAGACAGTTACCGCTGTTTTCTGTCCAGTATCATCCTGAAGCAGCTCCGGGACCGCACGACAGCCGATACCTATTCGACAGGTTTATAGATATGATGAATAATAAGAAATAA